GCTCCATATGGGCTTTGGCATAGGAAGGATTTTTAGCGAGGGTGTGTTCACCGTACCCCATCCCATGGGACTCTACATTTGCTTCGGCCACGACATAAAGGCCATATTCATCACACAGGTCATACCAGAGATTATTATCAGGATAGTGGCAGGTGCGAACAGCATTGATGTTGAATTCTTTCATGATCTTGATATCCTGTATCATCCGTTCACGTGAAATCACGTACCCCTGGTCGGGATCCATCTCATGACGGTTGGCTCCTTTGAAAAGTACCGGCTGCCCATTAACCAGTATCTGGGCATTTTTCATTTCGACCTTGCGGAAGCCTACCTTGAGCGGAATAACTTCCAATACTTTATCACCGTTTTTTAATACTGCGGTCAGTGAGTAAAGATGGGGCGTTTCAGCAGTCCATCTGGCAGGATTACTTACTTTCATGTCTGCCGACAGTTTTCCGGAACCATTCATCCGGGCAGTGGCAACGCTGTTGCCTTTCGCATCTTTCAACTCAAGATCAACGGTTCCGCTGCCCTTCATCTGAACGGTGATATTCAGGGAACCATCACGGTATTGTGCATCCAAATCGGGTGTTATACGTATATCCTGAATATACTGTTTGTTACGGGTATAGAGATAACAATCGCGTCCTACACCCGATAGCCGGAAAAAGTCCTGGTCTTCCAGATAGGTTCCGTCACACCAGCGAAATACCTGAAAGGCGATGAGGTTTTTTCCGGGTTTCAGGTATTTTGTCAAGTCAAATTCAGCCTCCAGCTTGCTGTCTTCGCTGTATCCTACATATTTACCGTTCACCCACAGGTACATATTCGAAGTTACCGACCCGAAGTGTACAAAAATTTCCTTGTCGTTCCAGTCGGCAGGGATGATGATTTCTTTGCGGTAAGAACCTACATGGTTGTTTTCCACAGGTATTTCGGGAGGATTGTTCTTAAACTGGTTTCTCCATGCGTAACCGATATTTACATAAAGCGGATCGCCGTAACCGTTTAATTCCCAAATAGCGGGAACTTTCATATCATCCCAGCCTTTGTCGTTAAACTCTGTCCGGAAGAAATCCAGGGGGCGCTGGTCGGCGTTACGTACCCAGTTAAATTTCCAGATGCCATTCAGAGACATAAAATTTTTTGACGATGTTTTTTCTCCTTTATCAGCACTTTCAACTGATTCATAAGCAAAATAATTGGTATGCATTGGAGCGCGGTTCACTGCATTGATTTCCGGATCCTGCCATTCGTTTTTTTGTGCTGTTACCGTAAAGGCTAACATGACAAAGCAAACAATAGTAAGAAGGTGTTTTTTCATTGTTTTAATGGTTTAAAGATTATTTTTCAGTTGATTTATTCCAATATTTCTCCAATCGACCGGTTTCGTCTGCCGTGACCTGAATAACGGCTCCATGCTCGGACAAGTTAAAGTTAGTGGTTTTCATTACCCCTTCGTTAAATCGTCCCGGATTTCCAAAATAAATAAAGCCGGATGTTTCGCTGAAACCGAAATATGGCGGCTGATTGGCTGTGTATCTTGTTCGGGATACATGTTGACTTTTACTTTCTGTGAATGGGTCGTGAACGGTAAAAATGTGGCAATAAGGACCGGGCTCTTCATAATAAGTTATTAAGTGTCGATTTTACATTTATTTTAAAAATGCAATAATACAATTAATTGTTGGATCTTCAAGATTATATGCAAACCTATTTTCAAGATTATTTTATATTATTCTTTTTTTTTCTTTGTCCTGATGCAAAGAAGTAACTTAGTGAACTTAGGCGAAGCCGCTCTCACGAGCAAACGCGAGTAACAAAGCAGCCTCACGAACACCAAACCAATACTTATGGCGAGTAAATCAGGGCTGGCTTCCGGAAGCGGGAACCAAACGTATGATTCACTCTGCGATAGAGATATTCCGTTTCCCTTAATCTAAAGGCTTGGAATTGTTCTTTTGATACCCCCGTCTTCATTAAACTCTAATTTATCCATACATACTTCCCTGTATATTCCGGGATAAGGCATTCTTATTCCGTCCGGGCGCGAAATGCGGTGGTAAACAATGTACCACTCGTCCTTTCCGGGAACCTGCAATACCGAGTTATGCCCGGTTCCGTAAATTCCTCTCATTTCGTCTTTCATGATAACGATATTGTCCTGTGGAATATTTAATGGACCGAGCGGAGATTTTGCCGTTGCATAACGGACTTTGTAGTCCGGACTTCCGGTGTCGTCTTCCGACCAAAGGAAATAATACAGGCCTTTCCGGAAAAAAACATATATAGCTTCGCGGAAAGTTTTATCAGGTGTCATTACCCTGACCGTATTTTTTTTGATCGATACCATGTCTTTGTTCAATTCTGCTCCTGCCATGTAACCATTGCCCCAATAGATGTAATTCTTTTTGCTTACCGGATCATAGAACACGTCGGGATCGATTTGCTGACCACCTTTTACACCTTCGGGACGGAAATCAATGAGCGGTTGACCAGAATCGACAAACGGTCCGGCCGGATCATCAGCTACAGCGACACCTATCTTTTTAGGCTCCCGGTCTTTTCCCCCGCTGAAATAGTAGTAATATGCATATTTGTTTTTTCCTACTCTCTTTTCAATGACACATGGAGCCCAGGCATTTCCGTCGGCCCAGGAAACACCGGTTTTCAGGTCGAGAATTACCCCTTCGTCCGTCCAGTTTTCCAAATCAGATGAAGAGAAAGTTTTAAAATAGCTCCCACCCCAACCTTCAAACCCGTCGCTTGTCGGATAGATATAGTATTTTCCGGTTTTCTCAGAATAAAGAATTTCAGGATCAGCAAAATAACCGCTCAACACGGGATTTTTCTCTTCGGGAAGGACAGGAAATTCTTCGGGTATACCCCATTGGTCTGTCATGGTCTTCAGTTCTTTTCGTGTAACAGGGATCACAGTTCCATGACGCGGGTGAAAATCCATGTTTATCTGGTGGTCAATCACCTTGAAATTATCCAGGTCTACACTTTCGCAAAATTGGTATTTCCCCTTTCCATACACATCATACAATAAAATATATTTATTTTCATTGATCAGTTTAAAAACACACGAACCTTCCACCGCATCGCGGGTCTGTTGCTTATAATCAGGCTGTTCAAGCCAGCAGCCGGAAGTCAGGTTATCGGTCATGGCTTTTTTGATACCGTTCCCATGTCCTTCGGTTTTGTAAAACATATGGAAAATACCGTTCTTATAGATGATATCACCGTCAATACATGATTTACCGTTTTTGGAAAAAAACAGTTGCTTCGGCTCACCCTCCAGACCGGTAAAGTCTTTATTCGCATAAGCATAATAAATAATATCAGGATTTCCTTTTCCATGTTGCATCGACCAGTATACCATATATTTTCCGGCATGCGGGTCATAGATAGTTTGAGGCGCCCATACCCGAAGCAGGTTTTCCTGTCCGGGATAATTCTTCTGTATATTAATTTTAGAAAAAGCCCAATGAACAAGGTCACTGGATTTCATCAACACTATTCCCCGGTTCGAATCCCAACCTTTGGATGAAGTCATGTCGGTGGCAACCATATAAAATGTGTTACCATCTTCAGCACGCAAAATATGCGGATCGCGCACACCACCTGTTTCACTTATTTCTTTTGAATCGATCACCGGTTTATTTCCATTTAATGCAAAATAGCTGTATCCATCCAGGCTGATTGCAAAACATATTTGCTCCTGCTCTACTTTGTTACCCTGAAAATAAGCAAAGAGATAAGCAGTATAATCTTTTTCCACGACGTTTGAAGCGATCTTACCCTGTGCCTGCAACTGAATAGATAGACATGATATGAACGATAGAATAAATATTGTCAATTTTCTCATTTTTAAATAATCTTATTTTGTTTTATATGATTTGTTGATATCACATTATTCTACAAATAATATTAAGTGTTGTTTTTACATTTATTTTCAAATTGCAATACTACAACATAATTGCTATATATGCAATAATATTTATGATTATGCAGAAATGGAGAACAATTTAATGGCAGACTACCGGTAGATTACCGGAATATTCCATGTTATCTTCTTTTGTCTCTTTGAAATATAGAATTAAACCGTTTTGTAAAGGTGATTCTCCCACTTCCCGATAAAATACCGATTGCCTTATTTTCCGAAAATGAAGGAAACAGGATATTGGCCAGGTAAGAAAGATCCAATGACCATGAATGTTTGGCATATCCTGTTGATATACGCGGAAAAACAGTTGGGGATATTTCCGGTTTTTGTTTACCGAACCGGTTCAGCTTTTCACTTCCGAAGTGTATCCCAACGGTCGTCGACAAATTAATAAACCAATTAGTCCTGATTACCCATGTGTAGGCATATCCGGCACTGACCCCGAATTGAAAACTACGCACAAAATTCTTTTCCTGAACAATAAAGGAACTATCAGACTCAATGCTGGTAAAATAAATTCCTGCGCCAACCAGAAGTGATCCGGCCGATCTCAGTTGTTTTTCGCTCCGGTCAAAAGCCGCTTTGTAAGAAAACTTTTTATGGTTGAACACATATTGTGAAAAAAGCCCGTAATTATACATCTTTACGTCAGGACACACCCTGATCGTTTTATCATCCTCCTCCACGTAAAAGCCTTTATAATTCTGGATAAAGATGTCAAATGCGAACATTCTCCCATAATTATGAAATTGAAAATCAACGGATTTTGTCCGGCCTAATTTTTTGTCTCGCAGAAAATCAAATCCATAACCATAACTAAGGCTAAATGCTGCATTTTTCCATGAAAAACCCAGCCCGATGCTTGCCGGGGTATTAGGAATATAGGCAATATCACGATCCGGCTCGAATTCCTGAACCAGAAATGCAAAATCTTTCACAATATATGTGCTTATGGCCATTTTCCGGTCAAAACGGCCAACATACGAAGTATCCCTTTGTGCGTTGGATACAAACGACAAAAACAATAAAGGCAGGAAAAACAGGAATATGCGCACCTAAAATTGAACAAAATGTTTCGGCCGGCAAAAGTAATCTTTATTTCCGAATAAGGCTTATATCATTAACTTCCCGGATAATCAGCCGTAATAATGCAAACAAAACAGATCATCCTCTTTTCATCATCAATGCACTGTAAAAAGAATGTGCATACAATGCATCTCCCAATTGCCGGTGGTTCATACGTTGATTGATATATTTCATTTTTTCCACATCAATGTACGAAGGGAAAAGACCATCTTTTCCCGCATTACCCAATAGATGATCTATCCGGTCACTGTCCCTGGCAACACGTAATGAAACGGTTGGTATTGTATTACCCATTTTGGAAGTCCGCCAACGGATATCTTCGGGAACAACTCCTGCAATGGCCATCCGAAAAGGATACCTATGGTAACCGTTCTTTACCCTCAGGTGGATAGGTAGCGCCAATACATATTCCAGTAATCTTTTGTCAGCCAAAGGATTCCTATATTCTATATGGTAATAGGCAGCATGTGCCGCACATTGTTCGAGGCGATGGCACACAAAAGCTTCGGTAATACGGGCACGTTCAAGTTCCCTGACACCCCAGGAAACAGGATAAGTAGTCCTGTTGAACAATCTGTCCCGTAGATGCATCCTGTCCGCATACTCATTGGTAGCTACATGGCAATTAAAGCTGTTTTCCCTCCAGTTGACTGATTTACCCGGAACACCCTTGATCATACGATAAAATCCCGGTGCATAATGGGATATCATCTTCAAAGTAAAAGCATATCCTGTTTTGAATATGTCCCGATGTACTTTCCCATAGATAAGGCTCCATAAATAACGGTATTGATGATGGCGCAAAAAATCATTTTCTAATCTTCCTCCCAAGCTGGTAACCAGTTCGTCTCCCGGAAATCCGGAAAGCAATACACGAACACCTTCCTGATGTGCCTTTTCATACAATGCATCACAAAATACAGGAAAAGGATAACCGGTAGGATAATCAAACCGTTGGTTGCATAATTGAAATTCATCCAGAATACCTTTATCCTCTGCTGTAATAAAATGTTGCTGATCAATGTTGGCATATAATCCCAATGATTCAATAAAGATCCGTTCATCATCAAAAGGATAGGTTTTTCCCTTTGCCCATTCTGGAAGGACATGAGAATAAGTGCTGAGTGATTTGTTTTGCTGTCTCAACGCCTGGTTAGCGAATGCTGCTATCCCGGAAGAATCCAGCCCACCGCTCAATTCCGCCCCGACCGGAAAAGCAGAACGGACACAGGAACTTATACTCTCTTCAAACAATGCCCTCAATTCATCATAATAATCCTGTTCCCTCTTGTAATGAATTTCCCGGGAAATATCCAGTTCCCAGTATTGTTCCAGTGTTAGTTTATCAGGAGTCACTTTCAGATAATGAGCCGGAGGTAATTTCATCACTTGTGCGAAAGGCGATGCGTTTTTTTCCGGAGTTACACCAATCAAAATATCTGCGATCCAGTCATCACTGAGCACATGTGGAATGTCCCCGGAAGCAATGATTCCTTTCGGTTCGGTCGCAAAAATAAATTTTCCGGTATTAAAATAATAGAAAAAACCGCGGGCGCCAATATGATCCCTGGCACAAAACAACTCCCGTTCAGCACAATTCCAGATAGCAAAAGCATAATCGCCTGACAAATACCTGCAACAATCACTACCCCATTTCTGGTATGCTTTCAATATGTAAATACTATCCGCATTACTGGCATCATTCTTTAAGTCCAGTATGGGTGACAACTCCGGACGGTTATCGATCCGGGCATCTGCAGTAATGATCAATTTCGATTCCTGATCCTGATAAGGAAGTATCTCGGATAAAGATTCTTTCGTAGTATGCATCAACAAGCATCCCAGAAACCCGTCAGGATTTATATGAACGGAAGACTTGTCCGGTGACCATGATGATAAGGATTGCATCATATCATCGGACAAACCGTCGCGAAGTGGTTGGTTTTTAAGAGAGATATATCCGAAAATATGGGACATAACAACTGTTTATGATGCAACCATAATTCCTATTCTGGTTCCGGATAGGACCAGACGTAATAAAAGACTCCCTGTTAATAAGCAAACAGCGGATAATCCTTCATGGTTTTGTTGACCTTATCCTTTACCTTGTTCAGGACTGCATCGTTGTCTACATTAGAAAGCACAGTGTCGATCATTTCAACAATTTCTGTCATCAGACCTTCTTTCGCACCTCTGGTGGTGATGGCAGGAGTACCTAAACGTATTCCTGACGTGAGGAAAGGAGAACGCGAATCGAAAGGAACCATATTTTTATTGGTCGTGATGTCCGCTTTTACCAAAGCATTTTCAGCTATTTTCCCGGTCAGGTCAGAGAATTTTGACCGTAAATCGATCAGCATACTATGGTTATCTGTTCCGTTTGAAATCACTTTATAGCCTTTATCCATCATTGCCTGAGCCATGGCAGATGCGTTTTTCATCACCTGTATGACATATTCCTGATAACTGTTGGTAAGTGCCTCTCCAAAAGCTACTGCCTTGGATGCGATTACATGTTCCAGCGGTCCGCCCTGTATCCCCGGAAAGACAGCTGAGTCCAGCAATTGTGACATCATCTTGATTTCTCCTTTGGGCGTGGTCAGTCCCCATGGATTTTCAAAATCTTTTCCGATCATGATCATACCTCCGCGGGGTCCCCGTAAGGTTTTATGTGTGGTAGTAGTAACAATATGACAATGAGGAAACGGGTGATTTAATTGTCCTTTCGCAATCAATCCTGCAGGATGGGCAATATCCGCCATCAGTAAAGCACCGATTTTATCGGCAATAGCCCGCATACGGGCATAATCCCAGTCACGTGAATAAGCCGATGCACCGGCAATGATCATTTTTGGCTTTTCTTTCAACGCCGTAGCTTCCATCTGGTCATAATCGATCCTTCCGGTCTCTTCCGTTACTTTGTAAGCGACAGGACGGTACAATATACCGGATGAATTAACCGGGGAACCATGGGAAAGATGTCCACCATGGGAAAGATCGAATCCCATAAAAGTATCACCGGGTTTCAGACAGGCCAACATCACGGCCGCATTGGCCTGTGCGCCCGAATGAGGTTGTACATTGGCCCATTCCGCACCAAAAAGTTCCTTGGCCCGGTCGATAGCTGTCTGTTCTATCTGGTCGATAATCTGGCATCCTCCGTAATAACGTTTTCCAGGGTAACCTTCTGCATATTTATTGGTCAGACAGGTGCCCATGGCTTGCATTACCTGGTCACTGACAAAATTTTCGGAAGCAATCAGTTCAATACCTGATAACTGACGTTCGCGTTCCTGGTCAATCAAGTTAAAAATGTGTGTATCCCTGTTCATTACGATAAGATTATAGATTTTCGATGTTATTTTAAAGCCATCAAAGATACCAATAAAATAGTATTCTCCTTTCAGTCGACGGGATAAATTTGATCTGAAAAAGCGGCTCCTAACTCTGGAAAGTAGTCGAATTAACCCATTCAGGGGCTATAAGTTCCATTCCTTTATATCTAAGTAATAACTGGGCAACAGCCAGTACATCTTTTTCACAATAGCGCACAATCCGTAATAAATCATTCTCCCGCCAGTACACTCCGGCTACCTGGCTTCCATCGATATCATCCTTGGGAGAAGGAATACCAAAAATATGGGTCAATGTCTTCAAAGAAGTGTAACTTTTGTAATCCCCAAAACGCCATAGCTCCATGGTATCTAAAAAAGAAACTTCCCATGGTTTTTTTCCGGCAATATCCAGGATAGAAGGCAGCCGGATAGTGTTCACCAGCATGCGCCTGGCAATATACGGAAAATCAAATTCTTTCCCGTTATGGGCACATAATTGTACTTTATGCTGTGATGAGAAACGGGACACCAGATCCGAAAACTCTTTCAACAGGGTTGATTCATCGTCATTATAACAGGATTTTATCCGGAAGGCCAGTCCCCCATCGGTATGTTTATGGATGAATCCGGCCGAGATACAGATGATTTTTCCAAATTCTGCATATATACCGGCTCTTTCGTACACATCACCGGCAGTTTGCCCTTCTTTGCAAAATGATGCCGATTTCAGCTCCCAGAGATACTGTGAAGTTTCATCCAGTCCTGAATAATCAGGAGATTGGGGAACCGTTTCAATATCCAGAAAAAGAATATCTTCAAGATAAATATGATCCAGCATTTGATGTTTTTAAAGTTAGTCGTATAAAAGTTGTTGGCCCGAATTCATTTCGGGCCAACAGGATTGTCTTGAATATTAGTGGCAACTTCCGTCACAGGAGCCACAATCATCAGGAGAACAACCTCCACCGTGAATATGACCATGTGCCAGTTCTTCGGCAGTAGCGTCACGGACATCCACTACTGTTCCGGTGAAGTATAGGTCATCTCCGGCCAAAGGGTGGTTGAAATCCATGACTACAGTATCTTGTTTTACTTCGGCAACAATGCCGTTCAGGTGATTTCCCTGCGAGTCAGTCATAGGAATAGCATTTCCTTCGAACAACAAGTCTTGGTCAATTTCCCCATCTACCATAAAAGCTGTTTTGGGTATTTCCACCAATGCTTCTTCCACTGCCGGACCATATGCATTTTCACTGGTCAACAGAAAAGCAAAATCATCACCTGTTTTCAGGTTTTCGATATTACGTTCGAATTCAGGCAAAAGGTTACCTGTTCCGTATATAAATACCAAAGGGCGGTCAGCATTTACAGTTTCTATGATTTCACCGTCCTTTTTTTCGAGACGAAGCTCGTAGGACAATGACACTACTTTGTTTTTCGAAATGTTCATTAGATTGATTGGTTAAATATGATATGAAACGACAAAGTAATCCGAATATCTTGAACTTTCAAAATTTTTTAAGGACGGATCGATACTTTGTTTTGATGTTTTTGTATTTTTTTCTCTAAATTTTCTTTTTCCCTGAGTCGCGGAATTTCCTTAGAAAGAGCCATTTTCCAATAAGAGACAGCCTGATCCGGTTCTTCCCGGGATTCGTACCAGTCTCCCAGCAAATGATATACATCATACATTTCCGGATTACTGGATATAAAGCGATCCCTGAATGATTCATCAACCGTTATCTCATTTTTCTTACTTATACCGGCTTTTAAAGAATCACGCATCTGCCTGTACTGTAAAAAATGGGCATAATCAATGGAATATAAGAGGGTGTCGGCTGGTATATTTTCCGCAGCATAAGACAAATCTTTAGCTTGAAGAAGACGGTCAGCGGTCATGGTGAAAATGCTGTCCATCCGGTAAGCTTTCATTTCCCCCAGCTGATATGGATGGGTAGACACTATAAATTTCTTTTCAGAAGGATGGAATATTACAGAATGATGTGCGATCAACTGATTGATGGATTTTTCATTTCCGTATCCGATATGCTTATCATTCAGACCTCTTGTTTCCCGAAGTATTGACGCTGTTAAATGTTCGTCCACCCCACTTTTTCCTTCCAATAATTCACGGACCCGTGCATAACGGTATGGACTGTCGCTTTCCCTGATATTTTCGATATTCATTGCATCATCAGCAAAAGCTTTGCCCTGAAAATGGTTGGTACACACGATCTGGTTCCCTGATGAAGTATACAATGCAGTTTTCTCCGGTGTTTTTTCAATGACAGCTGCTTTATTGTCTGAAAGAGAGCCGATCAAAAAGGACTCGGAAACAAAAACCTGTCGTTTCCCTGCAATTCGTTGCGCTTCTTGTATTGTGGATGCATATTGCAGGATTTCCCGTGCCAGCAAAGAAACAGGCATGGCAGAACTGGTCGGGATACCGGATTTGGCGGCATTGATCGTTACCGTCAATCCTTTTTCGTTCATGCCCGACAATACACCGCACATCCCTGCCCAACCAATCATTACAAACGGATAACCCGTGTCCGGATTAACAAAACACAACAATTTGTTCTCAGCAAAACGTTCACCGGCATGAAAATCGAAATTACGGCCTATGAGCAGCTGATTGTCTTGTGTCCGGTTGTCCCATAGGGCAAATGAAGTACAACCCACCAGATTCATGTTCTGTAGGGCATGTCCGATATCGTGTGCTGCATGATAGTTGAGTTGCCGCAAATAGGCAGGAGCAATAAAATCAAAACGGGAAGAGGTCGATAAAGAAACGCCATAAATTTCCTGTTGGTATTCTTCCGGAATATATTCGGGTAAATTCCGGTTGAAAAAAGCAACAAAATAACGCAAAAAATTGAGGTAAGAAGGAGACGGGACATATTGATTGATCATCTCAACAAAAGCATCCTCCTGGTATTCGAGCAATTCCCTGGTCAGTTTTCCGAAAGCTACACCACGTTCAAAAGCGTTTCCTTCCAGATAGACTTCCCACAATCCGCCGGGACTCCGATGTAACCAGTTATTACCGACAAAATATAAACTATCATTTACCTGTGTTCGCTGCCATTGTATACAAGTCGTATCTTTGATGTCTGGCGGAGGAATATGAATGTTCCGTATATAAACGACAGCCACTATGATTAAGATCATGAAAACAGCCAGTATCACTAATAATATATGCCGGAATTTTATCTTCATCTTACTGTTTGAATCTGTGAAAAAAATCAGAGAACGCCCTGCATCAGGTTGTCTTTTACCTTTTCAAAAAACTTTTCCGGAAAAATAACTGGTGCCAGCTTTCCGACCGGTTCGTATAGATACGTTCTTTCCAGTTGTTCTTCGGATATGAAATGTTTCTGGTCATTGATCTTATTGAGCAATACAATGATCAGACTTAATATAATGGCGTTGGCAAATATTCCGAATGTAGCGCCGGCTAAGCGGTTAATCAGCCCAAGTGTTGCTACATTAGCCAGTTTGGTGACAATATATCCGGTCAGGTACACCAATATCAACACAATTAAAAAGACAATCACAAAAGAGACAATGGAACATGCCAGTTCGCCGATATTAAAATGTTGCATCAATAAAGGAGATACCTTTCCCGAGAGAGTGAATCCACCCCAGATACCAAGGATCAGTGCGATAATAGCAAAACTTTGAATGATAAATCCCTTTTTGAATCCCTTATACGCACCCCATCCCAGACACACCAGAATAATGATGTCGATTACATAATTCATGATATGGAAAGGGTTAATGGTAATAGAACAGGATAGTATACATCCAAAGAAAGGGTACTAGGGCATAATTTTTTCATAAAAGGCCCCGTAATCCTGGATATAAGTATCGTTATGATGTTGAATGACCGGTTTTTTAGTAGAATCGAGATATTCCAGTACTTCAGGATGGACAGAATCGCCTACGGTTATAAAGCCATCCGAAAAGTTGATTGCCAGCTTACTTAAAGCCACATAGTCGGCATCGTTCAAGACGGCTACATCTTTTTTAGACACGCCGTCGGTAATTGCTTTTGTTTTGAAATCCGGGGCAAAGGAACCGTCAAAAGCATCACCGTATAAAGAATATACAACTTTAGCCTTGGAAAACAGAGGATCTTCTCGGAAAGCCTTTTTCACATAGAGGGGTACTAATCCTGTGAACCACCCATGGCAATGCACTACATTCGGAACCCAGCGTAATTTACGAACTGTTTCCAAAACGCCACGTGCAAAGAAAATAGCCCGCTCATCATTATCCGGGAAATATCCATCCTTATCATCAGATAAAATGTTTTTCCTTCCGAAATAATCATCATTATCAATGAAATAAACCTGCATCCTTGCCGATTGGATGGAAGCTACTTTGATGATCAACGGGTGATCAGTGTCATTAATGATCAGGTTCATCCCCGATAACCGAATTACCTCATGCAATTGGTTTCTTCGCTCATTAATACAACCATACCTAGGCATAAATGTCCGGATTTCTTTCCCTTGTTCCTGGATTCCCTGCGGTAAATTTCGACAGATAACCGACATTTCTGTTTCGGGAAGGTATGGTGTAATTTCTTGAGCTATAAATAATACCTTCATGCTTCTTTTGTAAAAATACTAATAAAAATAATTGTGCAAAGATAATAAAAAAAAATCGAATATAAACAATACCCCAAGTGTAGAAAAAAGCAAAATTCCTCTATTGATCTGATATTATGCTAATTGGAAAAATAGCCCATGAGTTTTAGGAAAAGTGAATAGCATTTTACGGTCTGGTAACCGGTTCTTCAAATTAATGATTACATTTGTTGCTTATCCGGCATG
This region of Bacteroidales bacterium genomic DNA includes:
- a CDS encoding glycogen/starch synthase, with product MKVLFIAQEITPYLPETEMSVICRNLPQGIQEQGKEIRTFMPRYGCINERRNQLHEVIRLSGMNLIINDTDHPLIIKVASIQSARMQVYFIDNDDYFGRKNILSDDKDGYFPDNDERAIFFARGVLETVRKLRWVPNVVHCHGWFTGLVPLYVKKAFREDPLFSKAKVVYSLYGDAFDGSFAPDFKTKAITDGVSKKDVAVLNDADYVALSKLAINFSDGFITVGDSVHPEVLEYLDSTKKPVIQHHNDTYIQDYGAFYEKIMP